The Pseudomonas sp. S06B 330 genome contains the following window.
GTACTCTACATCGCCTCGATGTGGGTCAACGGTATCGCCCAAGGCCTGATGTGGCGCGCCGTCAACGCCGACGGCACTCTGACTTACTCCTTCGTCGAAACCCTGGTGGCCAGCCACCCTGGCTTCATCGTGCGCTTCGTTGGCGGGGCAATCTTCCTCACCGGCATGCTGCTGATGGCCTGGAACACCTGGCGCACCGTGCGTGCCCCGGTGACCGCGACCGCCCCTGCCGCTACGCAGTTGGCCTGAGGAGACCGAGATGAAACACGAAGTAATCGAGAAGAACGTCTTCCTGCTGGTGCTGTTGATGGTCTTTGCCGTCAGCATCGGCGGCCTGACCCAAATCGTCCCGCTGTTCTTCCAGGACGTCACCAACAAGCCGGTCGAGGGCATGAAGCCGTACACCGCGCTGCAACTCGAAGGCCGTGACATTTACATCCGCGAAGGCTGCGTGCAGTGCCACTCGCAAATGATCCGTCCGTTCCGTGCCGAAACCGAGCGCTACGGTCATTACTCGGTAGCCGGTGAAAGCGTCTGGGACCATCCGTTCCTGTGGGGCTCCAAGCGTACCGGTCCAGACCTGGCCCGCGTAGGCGGCCGTTACTCCGATGACTGGCACCGTGCCCACCTGTACAACCCGCGCAACGTTGTGCCCGAGTCGAAGATGCCGGCCTACCCATGGCTGGTGGCCAGCCCGGTCGACAGCAGCCACACCGAGACCAAGCTGCGCACCATGCGCACTCTCGGTGTGCCTTACACCGATGCGGATATCAGCGGTGCAGTGGAATCGATCAAGGGCAAGACCGAAATGGATGCCTTGGTTGCCTACCTGCAGGTGCTCGGCACCGCGATCAAGAACAAGAGGTAAGGGCCATGGACTTCACACTGGATATCGGCCAGCTGCGCGGCCTGGGCACCCTGTTGGTGGCCATCGCCTTCATCGGCCTGTCGCTGTGGGTATTCAATGGTCGGCGTGACCGCGAGTTTGCCGAAGCAAGCCTGTTGCCGTTCGCCGATGACCGCCTGACACCTGCCGCCA
Protein-coding sequences here:
- a CDS encoding cbb3-type cytochrome oxidase subunit 3; the protein is MDFTLDIGQLRGLGTLLVAIAFIGLSLWVFNGRRDREFAEASLLPFADDRLTPAANEPAPRSNGQ
- the ccoO gene encoding cytochrome-c oxidase, cbb3-type subunit II translates to MKHEVIEKNVFLLVLLMVFAVSIGGLTQIVPLFFQDVTNKPVEGMKPYTALQLEGRDIYIREGCVQCHSQMIRPFRAETERYGHYSVAGESVWDHPFLWGSKRTGPDLARVGGRYSDDWHRAHLYNPRNVVPESKMPAYPWLVASPVDSSHTETKLRTMRTLGVPYTDADISGAVESIKGKTEMDALVAYLQVLGTAIKNKR